One Pochonia chlamydosporia 170 chromosome 5, whole genome shotgun sequence DNA segment encodes these proteins:
- a CDS encoding phosphatidate cytidylyltransferase (similar to Neosartorya fischeri NRRL 181 XP_001267117.1) — translation MSDNSNTTSLVPPEPDEQDALRELNRSPHPYHHQSSELPHASEPLNPGNVSPRPDDDAAPSSPTAFPAFSKESTPGSESGTEADDEHFLKGLPAPRTKLHKGLRDHDEPISGLTTPVPSPATLEEDHIQSISQRLSSKEDRTKERPLDVLRRNKVLVRRATEVAIVASLGYIVVASYHVSPLLRTWRRDFQLLGLLYSALLVLYPLRVVAWSYRARRTSTSRWIPLRIPTNFDPAPLLYPPAITTFVSLLVARSNPGTILPSIVLSISSLPQALIPKFDPNASYDTLHWALSCLPLIWGPGMDPSRFDSTYSFLSTEALVLLYPVHQTLCIVLHHLTTTSLLTAELQLLSIALINLLILSASPQAKILKGVLWGGGLAVLVFCGPVIRWAIALARVPKWRFRRPSSTQKYCLWKDARKLFSWHRIKSDLVAGTVYEDSYYETASSVDEEDDIPIFRGPLRVQTIGPIADAKNKIGSVGTSGVASPDDISGGISRRHSMPYANQHRKRSTHTPSGRRKRATSLSLRPYIRLTQGQATVRKWAYAAYVQLTIVGIILVGVRTYVEKFVLNGQEPIGWALGYLFGNLPWFRFQVVSANLERWICLPARSAEKECHLGWVQHLRHDDFGEANTRLILSAYWLVIILFGLVVVFQLKDTYEVDTRRKVFHFMMVGMFLPALYVDPTYASLALSLILAAFLILDLLRASQLPPLSKPIASFLAPYVDGRDFRGPVVISHIFLLIGCAIPLWLSLASLSRTGIGCLSGWEVPTRDVSMVSGVICVGLGDAAASLIGRRYGRRKWLWGGGKSLEGSLAFAVAVFIGLAAAATWLRVGGWPMTDEPAGLSVSVRNAGICASMGSLTEAVLTGGNDNVIVPVVLWTCVKSLGI, via the exons atGTCGGACAACTCCAATACAACATCGCTGGTGCCTCCTGAACCAGATGAGCAAGATGCGCTGCGCGAACTGAACCGCTCTCCTCATCCTTATCACCATCAGAGCTCGGAATTGCCGCATGCATCGGAGCCTTTGAACCCAGGCAATGTGTCCCCACGaccagatgatgatgctgcacCCTCGTCGCCGACAGCTTTTCCAGCGTTTTCGAAAGAGTCAACACCTGGAAGTGAGAGCGGGACAGAGGCCGATGATGAACATTTTCTAAAGGGGCTCCCGGCGCCGAGGACCAAGCTCCATAAGGGATTGAGGGATCATGACGAGCCCATATCTGGTCTGACGACTCCTGTGCCGTCACCGGCCACATTGGAAGAAGATCATATACAGAGCATATCACAAAGACTTTCGTCAAAGGAAGATCGGACCAAGGAGCGGCCGCTCGACGTTTTGCGACGAAATAAGGTTTTGGTGCGCCGTGCGACTGAAGTGGCCATTGTCGCGTCACTAGGGTATATCGTGGTAGCCAGCTACCACGTCTCGCCGCTGTTGCGCACTTGGAGAAGAG ATTTCCAATTACTGGGTCTGTTATACTCGGCACTGTTGGTTCTGTATCCACTGAGAGTCGTGGCCTGGTCGTACAGAGCAAGACGAACGTCAACCTCAAGATGGATTCCACTCCGAATACCAACCAACTTCGACCCCGCCCCCTTGTTATACCCTCCAGCAATCACCACCTTTGTCTCGCTCTTGGTTGCCCGAAGCAACCCAGGAACCATCCTGCCTAGCATAGTCTTGAGCATCAGCTCCTTGCCGCAGGCGTTGATACCCAAATTCGATCCGAATGCCTCTTACGACACGCTGCACTGGGCATTGTCATGCCTGCCTCTCATCTGGGGCCCCGGGATGGACCCATCTAGATTCGACTCAACATATTCCTTCTTATCGACCGAAGCATTGGTCTTGTTATACCCAGTTCACCAAACCCTGTGCATTGTTTTGCACCACCTTACTACAACTAGCCTGTTGACGGCCGAGCTTCAACTGTTATCTATTGCATTGATCAACTTACTAATACTGTCAGCGTCGCCTCAAGCAAAGATTCTCAAGGGTGTCTTATGGGGTGGTGGCCTGGCTGTGCTTGTGTTTTGTGGACCAGTCATTAGATGGGCCATTGCGCTGGCGCGAGTTCCCAAATGGCGGTTTAGACGACCGTCGAGTACACAAAAGTATTGTTTATGGAAAGACGCTCGCAAACTATTTTCTTGGCACCGGATCAAGAGTGATTTAGTGGCCGGAACTGTATACGAAGACAGCTACTATGAGACAGCATCATCGGtagacgaagaggatgacaTCCCAATCTTCCGGGGCCCTCTCCGGGTCCAAACCATCGGACCTATCGCTGATGCTAAGAACAAAATCGGCTCTGTTGGTACCTCGGGCGTGGCTTCACCCGACGACATCAGTGGCGGCATCTCCCGACGGCATAGTATGCCATATGCTAACCAACACCGAAAACGATCGACACATACTCCATCTGGTCGACGAAAGCGAGCCACATCACTTTCATTGCGTCCCTACATCAGACTAACACAAGGGCAAGCTACTGTGCGGAAATGGGCTTACGCAGCATATGTGCAATTAACCATTGTCGGAATCATACTGGTCGGCGTGCGGACGTATGTCGAGAAATTTGTGCTCAACGGCCAGGAACCAATTGGCTGGGCTCTGGGCTATCTGTTCGGAAACTTACCATGGTTTCGATTTCAAGTTGTTAGTGCCAATCTTGAGCGGTGGATTTGTCTGCCTGCGCGATCCGCAGAAAAAGaatgccatcttggctggGTCCAACACCTACGACACGACGACTTTGGCGAGGCCAACACCCGTCTAATTCTCAGCGCGTACTGGCTTGTCATTATCCTCTTTGGCCTAGTTGTCGTGTTTCAACTCAAAGACACATACGAAGTCGATACCCGACGCAAAGTATTCCACTTTATGATGGTGGGAATGTTTCTCCCAGCTTTATATGTCGACCCAACCTACGCCAGCCTCGCACTCTCTCTTATCCTCGCCGCGTTCCTGATCCTCGACCTTCTCCGTGCGAGCCAACTTCCACCGCTATCAAAACCAATTGCCTCATTTCTCGCCCCTTACGTGGATGGCAGGGACTTTCGCGGGCCGGTTGTCATTTCCCACATCTTCCTTCTAATCGGCTGCGCAATCCCACTGTGGCTCTCTCTAGCTTCGCTCTCCCGCACGGGCATAGGCTGCCTATCAGGTTGGGAAGTGCCTACCAGAGACGTCAGCATGGTATCCGGCGTTATATGCGTTGGGCTCGGTGATGCTGCAGCGTCACTGATTGGCCGTCGCTATGGACGCAGGAAATGGCTCTGGGGCGGAGGGAAAAGTCTCGAAGGCAGTTTGGCTTTCGCTGTTGCGGTGTTTATAGGTCTCGCTGCGGCGGCGACGTGGCTACGTGTTGGAGGATGGCCGATGACGGACGAACCGGCTGGGCTGTCTGTCAGTGTGCGGAATGCGGGCATCTGTGCGTCCATGGGCAGTCTAACTGAGGCTGTTTTGACGGGAGGTAATGATAATGTGATTGTGcctgtggtgttgtggaCGTGTGTGAAGAGTCTCGGTATATAA
- a CDS encoding origin recognition complex subunit 2 (similar to Verticillium alfalfae VaMs.102 XP_003006131.1) has product MPSTAYVTEDSPQATERRSMRKRSVEAMDLVATPTKRRRGSTQEVINVESSATEGSETEGHEDHMRYGPAKVPISSADVVGTPKSTPKRRGRPPKSQSQASTPAKTPAKSIFATPVKTYDIDSTTPKRQAADRSARKKSARALIENVVGNGGSDDEEEDNDVLVREIYEDSDAEDIDEHANNLADGINGDIAGDATPSKTRKGRPKRAKSPTPPRDLPAHELYFAHNKPGRPKTSDNTLSSLALLTHDEYFTILHEHKDRHADDIAYLENLHAESFPQWSFELSQGYSICLYGLGSKRSLLQKYAKYLHANHRGKAVRQTVIVNGYAQTTTMRDVLVCIGSAINPSPKIPTSTPTVMLQSISSQLYNTDLILTIIINSIDAAPLRKPGTQAILAQLAAHPQVNLVCSADTPDFSLLWDIGVRSAFNLIFHDCTTFAPLTVELDVIDEVHELLGRTARRVNGREGVAFVLKSLPENAKNLFQLLVGEVLIAMEEEGNVLEDAAGVEYRMVYNKAVEEFICSSEMAFRTLLKEFHDHQMITSRKDALGTELLSVPFQKEELEAILEDLMS; this is encoded by the exons ATGCCGAGCACAGCTTATGTCACTGAGGATTCTCCTCAAGCGACCGAAAGACGTTCAATGCGGAAGCGATCCGTTGAGGCAATGGACCTTGTGGCCACTCCAACGAAACGACGTCGGGGCTCCACGCAGGAAGTCATCAACGTCGAGTCATCAGCTACAGAAGGCAGCGAAACAGAAGGCCACGAGGATCATATGCGTTACGGCCCTGCAAAAGTCCCGATATCGTCAGCAGATGTGGTTGGGACGCCGAAATCTACACCGAAACGAAGAGGCCGCCCTCCAAAATCACAGTCTCAAGCTAGTACTCCAGCAAAGACCCCTGCCAAGTCAATATTTGCAACGCCAGTGAAGACCTATGATATCGACTCTACAACACCGAAAAGACAGGCAGCAGATCGTTCAGCTCGAAAAAAGAGTGCCAGAGCCCTTATAGAGAATGTAGTTGGTAACGGTGGTagtgatgacgaagaagaagacaatgaTGTCCTCGTGCGGGAGATTTACGAAGACAGCGACGCCGAGGATATTGACGAGCATGCAAATAATCTAGCCGACGGCATAAATGGCGATATCGCAGGAGATGCTACACCTTCAAAAACTCGCAAAGGCAGACCAAAGAGAGCAAagtctccaacaccaccacgGGACTTGCCTGCCCATGAACTTTACTTTGCACACAATAAACCTGGACGGCCAAAGACGTCGGACAATACACTGTCTTCACTCGCACTACTCACTCACGACGAATACTTTACGATTCTCCACGAGCACAAGGACCGCCatgccgacgacattgcGTATTTGGAAAATCTCCATGCCGAATCCTTCCCGCAGTGGTCGTTTGAGTTGTCGCAAGGGTACAGCATATGTCTTTACGGGCTTGGCTCCAAAAGATCTCTGCTGCAAAAGTACGCCAAATACTTGCACGCCAACCACCGCGGAAAAGCTGTTCGACAAACTGTCATTGTCAACGGCTACGCACAAACAACCACCATGCGAGATGTCCTAGTATGCATAGGCTCAGCCATCAACCCTTCACCAAAGATACCGACATCTACGCCAACAGTCATGCTCCAAAGCATATCATCCCAGCTCTATAATACCGACCTCATTCTCACCATTATAATAAACTCTATTGACGCAGCTCCCCTCCGCAAACCAGGTACACAGGCCATCCTGGCTCAACTCGCCGCCCATCCGCAGGTCAACCTCGTCTGTTCTGCAGATACACCGGACTTTTCTCTGCTCTGGGATATTGGCGTCCGTTCGGCATTCAACTTGATCTTTCACGACTGTACCACCTTTGCGCCCTTGACAGTCGAACTAGACGTTATTGACGAAGTTCACGAACTCTTGGGCCGTACGGCCCGTCGCGTCAACGGCAGAGAAGGTGTTGCCTTTGTATTGAAGAGTTTGCCTGAAAACGCAAAGAATCTGTTTCAGTTACTCGTTGGCGAGGTCCTTATTGccatggaggaagaagggaatGTGCTCGAAGACGCAGCCGGCGTGGAATATAGAATGGTGTATAATAAGGCTGTGGAGGAATTTATTTGCAGTTCGGAAATGGCATTTCGAACACTACTTAAAGA GTTCCATGACCATCAAATGATTACCAGTCGCAAGGACGCTCTGGGGACGGAATTACTCAGTGTACCATTTCAGAAGGAGGAGTTGGAAGCAATATTAGAAGACTTGATGTCATGA
- a CDS encoding mitochondrial inner membrane translocase complex, subunit Tim17/22 (similar to Metarhizium robertsii ARSEF 23 XP_007824594.1) gives MNFPGGSSGAGAPMPGLGSQDPGVKAVQTAMESCFGKSVMSGVMGFGMGGLFGMFMASMSYDTPFGTPVTNSAGQNISSLPLRQQLKHGFKDMGTRSFSMAKNFGKVGALFSGIECGIEGLRAKNDLANGVAAGCLTGGILAKNAGPQAMAGGCVAFAAFSAAIDAWMRQPKEE, from the exons ATGAATTTCCCAGGAGGCTCATCCGGTGCTGGCGCCCCTATGCCAGGCCTAGGATCGCAAGATCCCGGCGTCAAAGCC GTGCAAACCGCCATGGAATCTTGCTTCGGCAAATCCGTAATGTCAGGAGTAATGGGATTCGGCATGGGTGGCCTCTTCGGCATGTTCATGGCCTCT ATGTCCTACGACACCCCCTTCGGAACCCCCGTCACCAACAGCGCAGGCCAGAACATCTCCTCGCTGCCTCTCCGCCAACAGCTCAAGCACGGCTTCAAAGACATGGGCACCCGTTCATTCTCGATGGCCAAGaattttggcaaagtcggcGCTCTCTTTTCCGGAATCGAATGCGGCATCGAGGGGCTGCGCGCAAAGAACGACCTCGCGAATGGCGTTGCCGCCGGTTGCTTGACGGGCGGGATTCTGGCAAAGAATGCTGGTCCGCAGGCTATGGCTGGTGGGTGCGTTGCGTTCGCGGCGTTTAGTGCGGCCATCGATGCCTGGATGAGACAGCCAAAGGAGGAGTAG
- a CDS encoding glycoside hydrolase family 16 (similar to Metarhizium robertsii ARSEF 23 XP_007824595.1) — protein sequence MHSAKYNERVTSGEIAPQYEDIRYARNRGLGQPVATRRPWWNPRYWTRRIWIGVVVVVVIIVAVVIAVAVTVTKKNAYPDYSTLTYNLQDTYGGQNFFDQFNYFTGYDPAQGLVHYVPQPEAVQRNLTYTTKDSAVVRVDTAVGPKSNPNASTGRFSVRLESKKQYNNGLFIFDVKHTPYACGAWPALWLTDPSHWPDHGEIDIMESVNQGTSGNAMTLHTTGSCSMGVKRKQTGDTDQENCDHSANKNAGCGVKESASTFGAKLNDQGGSVMAVEWRSAGIRMWQFARNAIPSDITGKKPNPSTWGTAAADFPSTDCDIGSHFKNNSIIVNIDLCGDLVYGSWAKSGCPSTCQDVVANQPESFSTAFWEFGSFEVYQSA from the exons ATGCATTCTGCAAAGTACAACGAGAGAGTGACGTCTGGGGAAATCGCCCCACAGTACGAAGATATCCGCTATGCAAGGAACAGAGGTCTTGGCCAGCCCGTGGCGACGAGGCGGCCTTGGTGGAACCCACGATACTGGACTCGCAGGATTTGGATAGGCGttgtggtggtcgtggtgatTATCGTGGCGGTTGTtattgctgttgctgttacggtgaccaagaagaatgccTATCCGGATTATTCGACGTTGACGTACAATTTGCAAGATACAT ATGGCGGCCAGAATTTCTTTGACCAATTCAATTACTTTACTGGTTATGACCCAG CCCAGGGTCTGGTTCACTACGTCCCTCAACCCGAGGCAGTCCAACGT AATCTGACCTACACTACCAAAGACTCAGCCGTTGTGCGCGTCGATACCGCCGTCGGCCCCAAATCCAATCCAAATGCCTCAACCGGACGCTTCTCCGTGCGTCTCGAGTCCAAGAAGCAGTACAACAACGgcctcttcatcttcgacgTCAAGCACACGCCCTACGCCTGCGGTGCCTGGCCGGCTCTCTGGCTGACGGATCCCTCGCACTGGCCTGACCACGGCGAAATCGACATCATGGAGTCCGTCAACCAGGGAACCTCGGGGAATGCCATGACCCTCCACACCACAGGCAGCTGCTCCATGGGCGTGAAGCGCAAGCAAACGGGCGACACAGACCAAGAGAACTGTGATCACAGCGCCAACAAAAACGCCGGCTGTGGTGTCAAGGAGAGCGCTTCCACGTTTGGAGCTAAGCTCAATGACCAGGGCGGTAGTGTCATGGCCGTGGAATGGCGAAGCGCCGGTATTCGCATGTGGCAATTTGCCAGGAACGCTATCCCGAGCGATATTACTGGCAAGAAGCCCAATCCTTCGACTTGGGGTACTGCTGCGGCGGATTTCCCGAGCACGGATTGTGATATTGGATCACACTTTAAGAATAActccatcatcgtcaacattgaCCTGTGTGGAGATTTGGTCTATGGAAGCTGGGCCAAGTCTGGAT GCCCGAGTACCTGTCAGGATGTAGTTGCCAACCAGCCCGAGTCTTTTAGTACTGCGTTTTGGGAATTCGGCTCATTTGAAGTTTACCAGTCCGCTTGA
- a CDS encoding Zn(2)Cys(6) transcription factor protein (similar to Eutypa lata UCREL1 XP_007794642.1), which produces MSDDQQIDGGRAAKRRKVRKGTQSCWECKRRKVRCSFTTLSNTSCDGCRRRGTACISQEFQDDPSSAKLEDRLGRVEAAMESLASKSHEDQDLRDPNGAVTSGESFSNGKMPVAAPTSPCASFPSTTQREYDDLSSKLITAWPSQADIDLILHSRVLSSDQFQYFTCPLYLSNDTSTARTILQVPCQSAAPVQVAKKLLLMASLLQRLQRCQPEDVGGLSINRRRTMMLRAVETAHSVVTSHDDLVTCIAGVECSLIESMYHNNMGDLSRAWLILRKAMLRGQLIGLHRGTAESEDESQSSLSPDYLWFRLVQMDLYLSLMLGLRPDATSSCLDDSKVLQGCTPLEQMHRVQCVAMRRILGRNCHADMNDLKETIEIDKMLQKASSLMPPKWWLCPTDDASVDVTGPTHVSSLVAHHHLLLRLHLPYLLKYPTNRKYDYGKITAISASREILSWYVFVKSKSSMPYCRGIDFLASISCTTLCIAHIEAQRQRKSCYGSNGTIFDLIANQRLSDRAMVERTLDVMDLMVEEDDDQIASSIAGILRPLLQVEANAASGGIYVIKASTETDHEDISDGDEALHVLVPCYGTITIAPCSPPRAESPIEVIEGKTKEVLSLRHDGNILTEISHGEGSSSASTEEQEDYGPITLPDEFWYSSSINYGCDAEDFASHLTESVNIWDTKNYDMAIWDAPIVYQQSGR; this is translated from the coding sequence ATGTCCGACGACCAGCAGATTGATGGAGGTCGAGCGGCCAAAAGGCGAAAAGTCCGAAAGGGCACACAGAGCTGCTGGGAGTGCAAACGCCGCAAGGTCCGATGTTCTTTCACAACACTATCGAACACCAGTTGCGACGGCTGTAGACGTCGGGGAACTGCGTGTATCAGCCAAGAGTTCCAAGATGATCCTTCTTCAGCCAAACTCGAGGATAGATTAGGTCGGGTTGAAGCCGCTATGGAATCCCTGGCAAGCAAATCTCACGAAGACCAGGACCTACGCGATCCAAATGGAGCTGTGACTAGTGGTGAGAGTTTCTCGAATGGGAAGATGCCAGTCGCggcgccaacatctccatgCGCTTCTTTTCCTAGTACAACGCAAAGAGAGTATGATGACCtctccagcaagctcatTACCGcttggccaagtcaggcCGACATTGATCTCATCTTGCATTCGCGGGTTCTCTCCTCAGACCAATTTCAATACTTCACATGCCCGCTCTATCTAAGCAATGACACATCGACGGCACGAACAATACTCCAGGTGCCATGTCAATCGGCAGCCCCAGTtcaagttgccaagaagctgttgctgatgGCATCACTCCTCCAGAGGCTCCAGCGTTGTCAACCTGAGGATGTCGGTGGCCTCAGCATCAACCGTCGTAGAACCATGATGTTGCGCGCAGTTGAGACCGCCCATAGCGTCGTGACATCACACGACGATCTAGTTACCTGTATCGCCGGAGTGGAATGCTCCCTGATTGAGAGCATGTATCACAATAACATGGGAGATCTTTCTCGGGCCTGGCTCATATTACGAAAAGCAATGCTGAGAGGCCAGTTGATTGGCCTCCATCGGGGGACAGCTGAATCAGAAGACGAGTCGCAAAGCAGCCTGAGTCCTGATTATTTGTGGTTTCGACTTGTACAGATGGACCTTTATCTCTCGTTAATGCTTGGACTTCGTCCCGATGCCACGTCGAGCTGTCTTGACGACTCAAAAGTATTGCAAGGCTGTACCCCTTTGGAGCAAATGCACCGGGTTCAATGTGTTGCTATGCGCCGCATTCTTGGTCGAAACTGCCACGCTGATATGAACGACCTCAAGGAAACGATCGAGATTGACAAGATGCTACAAAAGGCTTCCTCTCTAATGCCCCCAAAGTGGTGGCTCTGTCCTACTGACGATGCCAGCGTAGACGTCACTGGCCCGACACATGTGAGTAGCCTGGTTGCTCACCATCACCTGCTGCTTCGGCTGCATCTCCCATATCTGTTAAAGTATCCGACCAATAGGAAATATGACTATGGGAAGATTACGGCAATCAGCGCAAGCCGCGAAATCCTCTCATGGTATGTCTttgtcaagtccaagtcAAGTATGCCATACTGCCGGGGGATTGATTTCCTGGCTTCCATATCCTGCACAACACTATGTATCGCTCATATCGAGGCACAAAGACAGCGAAAGAGCTGCTATGGGAGCAACGGGACTATATTCGATTTGATTGCGAATCAACGCCTTTCTGATCGGGCCATGGTGGAAAGGACGCTAGACGTAATGGATCTCATggtcgaagaagatgacgatcAGATTGCATCCAGCATCGCAGGGATTCTGCGACCCTTGTTACAAGTTGAAGCCAATGCAGCATCTGGAGGAATATACGTCATCAAGGCATCTACAGAGACGGACCATGAAGACATTAGTGACGGTGATGAAGCGCTTCATGTTTTAGTTCCATGCTATGGGACCATCACTATTGCACCTTGCAGCCCTCCACGGGCTGAATCGCCTATAGAGGTAATAGAAGGCAAAACCAAAGAAGTTCTGTCGTTACGGCACGATGGGAATATCTTGACAGAGATATCACATGGGGAAGGGTCTAGTTCTGCGTCGacagaagagcaagaagactATGGGCCAATCACCCTACCCGACGAGTTTTGGTACAGCTCAAGTATTAATTATGGATGCGACGCAGAAGACTTTGCATCGCATTTGACAGAATCTGTCAATATTTGGGACACGAAAAACTATGATATGGCGATTTGGGATGCCCCCATTGTCTACCAGCAAAGTGGACGTTAG
- a CDS encoding NmrA-like family protein (similar to Colletotrichum gloeosporioides Nara gc5 XP_007285720.1), whose translation MVKIAIAGGSGNIGQEIIDALVAAKKHDILILTRKDIANGSTVQGVTWTRTDYQDVNELANILKGTHTVLSFITVHLDDGNQKRLIDAAVQAGVKRFAPSEWSSSSLDHMSWYGGKGEIREYLRELNKDKKVLEYSLFQPGLLTNYLGHPHNTTKHVTMLETPIDFSNCRILLAKGGEQSLITLTTIQDIARIVCQAIEYEGEWPVIGGISGSEVTLQQLIALGERIRGKRFRVDVLEVNDLKAEKVASSWMPGVRHPSISEEEFAAMTAKLTSGLVLAFSTGAWKVSDEWNSLLPDYKFTQVAEFLDDVWGNRS comes from the exons atggtcaagaTTGCAATCGCAGGCGGCTCTGGCA ACATTGGCCAAGAGATTATCGACGCACTTGTCGCTGCGAAGAAGCACGACATCCTGATCCTTACTCGAAAG GATATCGCCAATGGCAGCACAGTTCAGGGTgtgacatggaccaggaCAGATTATCAGGATGTCAATGAGCTGGCCAACATATTGAAAGGCACGCACACAGTCCTGTCATTTATCACCGTGCACTTGGATGATGGGAACCAAAAAcggttgattgatgctgcGGTACAGGCGGGAGTCAAGAGGTTTGCTCCCAGTGAATGGTCATC GTCCTCGCTTGATCATATGAGTTGGTACGGTGGTAAGGGAGAAATCAGGGAGTACCTCAGGGAGCTAAACAAGGACAAAAAG GTATTAGAATACTCGCTATTCCAGCCAGGGCTATTAACCAACTACCTTGGCCACCCACACAATACCACGAAGCATGTGACGATGCTCGAGACTCCCATCGACTTTAGTAACTGCCGAATACTCTTGGCCAAAGGTGGTGAGCAAAGTCTCATTACTCTTACTACAATCCAAGATATTGCCCGCATTGTATGCCAAGCCATCGAATACGAAGGCGAATGGCCAGTTATCGGTGGTATAAGTGGCTCGGAGGTTAcacttcaacaactcatcGCCCTTGGTGAAAGAATTCGTG GCAAACGCTTTCGGGTGGACGTACTAGAAGTGAACGATCTCAAAGCTGAAAAAGTGGCATCGTCGTGGATGCCTGGGGTTCGTCATCCCTCCATctcggaggaggagtttgcAGCCATGACGGCTAAGCTGACTTCAgggttggtgctggcattTTCGACAGGAGCTTGGAAAGTGTCAGATGAGTGGAATAGTCTGTTACCAGACTACAAATTTACCCAAGTAGCTGAGTTTTTGGATGATGTGTGGGGAAACAGATCTTGA